The Amblyomma americanum isolate KBUSLIRL-KWMA chromosome 6, ASM5285725v1, whole genome shotgun sequence genome has a window encoding:
- the TfIIEbeta gene encoding transcription factor IIEbeta codes for MDPALLKERDAFKKRAMATPVVEARKRDRDSSAGSAASQPKKKVKPPKPKDTYNYKATSGSSQYNFSVLAKIVKHMKQRHLEGDTHPLTLEEILDETNQLDLGARQKHWLATEALQNNPKLQVTLDNKYCFRPAYNLKDRKSLLRLLDKHDQRGLGGVLLEDVQESLPNVERHLKALGDSIIYVVRPVDKKKVLFYNDKSLQFNVDEEFQKLWRSVAVEGIDDQKIEEYLQKQGITSMQDMGVKKVNVAQKRKKPSSKRAKTFKKHNDHMGDILEDYTDK; via the exons ATGGATCCAGCGTTGCTCAAAGAAAGAGATGCGTTTAAAAAAAGGGCGATGGCCACTCCCGTGGTCGAAGCCCGAAAACGCGACCGCGATTCATCGGCAGGAAGCGCAGCATCACAACCGAAGAAAAAAGTCAAGCCTCCAAAGCCAAAAG ATACATATAACTACAAGGCGACATCTGGAAGTTCGCAATACAACTTCAGCGTCCTAGCTAAGATTGTGAAGCACATGAAA CAAAGGCACCTGGAAGGGGATACACACCCTTTGACACTTGAGGAGATCTTGGACGAGACAAACCAGCTGGACCTTGGAGCACGTCAGAAACACTGGCTAGCGACTGAG GCTCTGCAAAACAACCCCAAGCTTCAGGTGACTCTCGACAACAAATACTGCTTCCGGCCAGCATACAACCTGAAGGACCGCAAGAGCCTGCTGCGACTGCTCGACAAACACGACCAGCGTGGTCTCGGTGGTGTGCTGCTGGAGGACGTCCAGGAGTCTCTGCCGAATGTGGAGCGCCACCTCAAAGCACTAGGTGACAGCATCATCTATGTGGTGCGGCCTGTGGACAAGAAGAAGGTGCTGTTCTACAACGACAAGTCCTTGCAGTTCAATGTTGATGAAG AATTCCAGAAGCTTTGGAGAAGTGTTGCTGTTGAAGGTATAGATGACCAGAAAATTGAGGAGTACTTGCAGAAACAAGGTATTACGTCAATGCAAGACATGGGCGTCAAGAAAGTT AATGTTGCTCAAAAGCGGAAGAAGCCGTCATCGAAGAGGGCAAAGACATTTAAGAAACACAACGACCACATGGGAGACATTTTAGAAGATTACACTGACAAGTAG